A single genomic interval of Halococcus sediminicola harbors:
- a CDS encoding helicase HerA domain-containing protein: MTDDEKTIQITEDDLQIPLVKILTGRGFITGKSGSGKSNTAGKICEEILDEGYPLLVIDTEGEYYGLKEEYEVLHVGADDECDLQVGPEHAEKIAYLALDQKVPIILDVSGYVKSGEVDQLVHDTVKALFDKEKKLKMPFPVLVEEAHEWIPQQGSRGDDGEVTEMLIRVGKRGRKRGLGLCALSQRPQSVDKDYITQCDYRIWHKLDWETELNVVKRVLGSEYTTGVSNLVPGQAFIEADFIEFDHENEKAKKVNFLRKKTFDAGATPDLEDFERPELKSVSSDLVDELQEISEQKQREQDRIAHLEQQLEDKEEEITDLEEDLDRAQDMSDMAQQFTQAMASGGSPEVQEKVDEIREEKNERIRELESERDDLESELSNVRESRQELQQRVENLEEYEQAVQHMDELREGVRRMSEALGLDAAGSDDQLKKKLQGKNDRISELESKISQLEKQGYSLDEEFEGKMDFLKHEAVRDEISKASGKMQTNEEHTWDVLSVLVDQDKVELDDITPFTDVSRSSVSKILSKLQNHSIVKKNRESRDTYFSLNTDGMKDIVQTRKKRSEMNELKNQVKS, translated from the coding sequence ATGACAGATGATGAGAAGACGATTCAAATAACAGAAGACGATTTACAAATTCCATTAGTCAAAATCTTGACTGGCAGAGGGTTCATCACAGGAAAATCTGGCAGCGGAAAGAGTAACACTGCAGGGAAGATCTGTGAAGAAATCCTTGACGAAGGCTACCCATTGCTGGTGATCGACACCGAAGGCGAGTACTACGGCCTCAAAGAGGAATACGAAGTACTGCACGTCGGAGCCGACGACGAATGTGATCTGCAGGTCGGACCTGAACACGCAGAGAAGATAGCCTACCTCGCACTTGATCAGAAGGTTCCGATCATCCTCGATGTGTCTGGCTACGTCAAAAGTGGTGAAGTCGACCAGCTGGTTCACGATACGGTGAAAGCTCTGTTTGACAAGGAAAAGAAGCTGAAGATGCCTTTCCCTGTCTTGGTGGAGGAGGCTCACGAGTGGATTCCACAGCAAGGAAGCCGTGGCGACGATGGTGAAGTTACAGAGATGCTGATCCGAGTAGGGAAGAGAGGTCGAAAACGAGGGCTCGGACTATGTGCTCTGTCCCAGAGACCGCAGAGCGTTGATAAGGACTACATTACGCAATGTGACTACCGTATCTGGCACAAATTAGACTGGGAGACGGAGCTGAATGTCGTGAAAAGAGTTCTCGGCTCGGAATACACTACAGGAGTCAGCAACCTGGTACCAGGACAGGCGTTTATCGAAGCCGATTTCATTGAATTCGACCACGAAAATGAGAAGGCAAAGAAGGTCAATTTCCTGCGGAAGAAGACGTTCGATGCCGGTGCTACACCTGACCTCGAAGATTTCGAGCGACCAGAACTAAAATCGGTATCTTCGGATCTTGTCGATGAGCTCCAAGAGATTAGCGAGCAGAAACAACGTGAACAGGATAGGATTGCCCATCTCGAACAGCAACTCGAAGACAAGGAAGAAGAGATCACCGATCTGGAAGAGGACCTTGACCGGGCTCAGGACATGAGCGATATGGCCCAGCAATTCACTCAAGCAATGGCATCCGGTGGCAGTCCAGAGGTGCAGGAGAAAGTTGATGAGATCCGTGAGGAGAAGAACGAACGTATCCGAGAACTTGAATCCGAGAGAGACGACTTAGAGAGCGAGTTGTCGAATGTCCGTGAGAGCCGCCAGGAACTCCAGCAGCGTGTTGAGAACTTGGAGGAATATGAGCAGGCGGTTCAGCACATGGATGAGCTAAGAGAAGGTGTGAGACGGATGTCTGAGGCTCTTGGTCTGGATGCTGCAGGTAGCGATGATCAGCTCAAGAAGAAGCTCCAAGGTAAGAACGACCGTATCAGTGAATTAGAGTCTAAGATATCTCAGCTTGAGAAGCAAGGCTACAGTCTTGATGAAGAGTTTGAGGGTAAGATGGATTTCCTGAAACATGAAGCAGTCCGTGACGAGATCTCGAAGGCTTCTGGGAAGATGCAGACTAATGAGGAGCATACTTGGGATGTTCTCTCTGTATTGGTTGATCAGGATAAGGTAGAGCTCGACGATATTACGCCGTTTACTGATGTTTCTCGAAGCAGTGTGTCGAAGATTCTGTCGAAGCTACAGAACCACAGTATCGTGAAGAAGAACAGAGAGAGCAGAGACACCTATTTCTCACTGAATACGGATGGCATGAAGGATATTGTTCAAACCCGGAAGAAGCGTTCAGAGATGAACGAACTCAAAAACCAGGTAAAGTCGTAG
- a CDS encoding DNA replication complex subunit Gins51, translated as MTEYVRVRFCGSYPGIVGTDSVKYGPFEDGDTAEMPEDSAEVLIARGNAEKVEETSDDNFDFRSATGIAPDVEVVEWVEDTDPKQPKKIRLYHNGTDYGVFVKESDER; from the coding sequence ATGACTGAATATGTGAGAGTCCGTTTTTGCGGCAGCTACCCTGGGATTGTAGGAACAGACTCAGTGAAATATGGTCCTTTCGAGGATGGCGATACAGCTGAAATGCCTGAGGACAGTGCCGAGGTTTTGATAGCCAGAGGCAACGCAGAAAAAGTCGAGGAAACAAGTGATGACAATTTCGACTTTAGAAGTGCGACAGGGATCGCGCCGGACGTGGAAGTTGTGGAATGGGTAGAAGACACTGACCCAAAGCAGCCGAAGAAAATCCGGTTGTATCACAACGGTACTGATTACGGGGTTTTCGTAAAGGAGAGTGATGAGCGCTGA
- a CDS encoding HEPN domain-containing protein — protein MARKRHWTNRTESDHLADFANLWLEIYDENELYNNERLQMLSLLSKLQYQIGEDDLEGISSAFTTLNSSVSDIESSVLEDVLEPVKELNINSDEFDSQRDETIDKLKEFTEDRSTIEKVFEEKDIDANPHSFSQRLESAVKRTALEDAESKLDIDGVETLINDLQRQLTSTSVKTEYRNELIDNLEKHLLEEDILSQNSLRTNIQFLFTELGERGWPRDCIEMVIKAFWIGEYDSAEDRIAVYTNRVRDIDTETTVYIPLLDFPSELSGISFADVLIEERNADPIKFDERFNPDFERLEEDIKDVDMFAKTTVTGDLNQLARLRATENLENVFDALNFGEKYPLQTPVKNEIMRFYAEDDDTTIHLLHGKADLGFLDIASPEQAFEKLDRFEDLFDRNRDSELERAIKNAMRWHRYAIESNYPSDKFLKFVVALESVLVPEEGPGKTPSIKERGVKLLGVLGPYQDEYRQFFDEMYSVRSEIAHSAEYRLSKVDLDLEKIRNYSARILGAVSEYIDSCDNIEEVLGELELDNQELRDERISDAPVDLGESFTVDADLRQYDPDKDKTVSVGEVQLQGIFKDDGYFVYYNADALDFERETEDDIIMNTVHDLVFEYDGEIFEAKDISFVDGFVSDLDWATEESPVSIRFYDLDVISGGE, from the coding sequence ATGGCACGGAAACGTCATTGGACGAACCGCACTGAGTCAGACCATCTTGCTGACTTCGCTAATCTCTGGCTTGAGATCTATGATGAGAATGAGCTCTACAACAATGAACGCCTTCAGATGTTGTCCCTTCTTTCGAAGCTGCAGTACCAGATAGGAGAGGATGATCTTGAGGGGATTTCATCGGCATTCACCACACTCAATTCATCTGTTTCCGATATTGAGTCCAGTGTTTTAGAAGATGTACTGGAACCAGTTAAAGAACTCAATATCAACTCTGATGAATTCGATTCACAAAGAGATGAGACTATAGATAAGCTGAAGGAGTTTACAGAGGATCGTTCAACGATAGAAAAAGTATTTGAAGAAAAGGATATCGACGCGAATCCGCACTCATTTAGTCAACGGCTTGAATCTGCTGTCAAACGCACAGCACTAGAAGATGCGGAATCGAAATTGGATATAGATGGTGTTGAGACGCTGATTAACGACTTGCAGAGACAATTGACCTCTACTTCGGTCAAGACAGAGTACCGTAATGAACTCATAGATAATTTAGAAAAACATCTTCTTGAGGAAGATATACTGTCCCAGAATAGTCTGAGAACCAATATTCAGTTTCTATTCACAGAACTTGGGGAGAGGGGATGGCCGAGAGACTGTATAGAAATGGTGATAAAGGCATTTTGGATTGGAGAATATGATTCTGCAGAAGATCGCATCGCTGTTTATACTAATAGAGTTCGGGATATCGATACAGAAACGACAGTTTATATCCCATTACTAGACTTTCCGAGCGAGTTGTCAGGGATTAGTTTTGCTGATGTATTAATAGAGGAACGAAATGCTGACCCGATCAAGTTTGACGAGCGGTTTAATCCAGACTTTGAGAGACTTGAGGAAGATATTAAAGATGTAGACATGTTCGCAAAAACGACGGTGACAGGGGACCTCAATCAATTAGCTCGTTTACGAGCAACTGAAAATCTTGAGAATGTGTTTGATGCATTAAACTTTGGCGAGAAGTATCCTCTTCAAACACCAGTCAAAAACGAGATAATGCGGTTCTACGCCGAAGATGACGACACTACTATTCACTTACTACATGGAAAGGCAGACCTTGGCTTCCTCGATATAGCGTCGCCCGAACAAGCTTTCGAGAAACTTGACCGTTTTGAAGACTTATTCGACCGAAATAGAGATTCGGAGTTGGAGAGAGCGATAAAAAATGCTATGCGTTGGCACAGATATGCAATTGAAAGCAACTACCCCTCAGACAAGTTTCTAAAGTTTGTAGTGGCGCTAGAATCAGTTTTGGTACCGGAAGAAGGACCAGGTAAAACGCCGAGCATAAAGGAAAGGGGTGTAAAATTGCTGGGAGTTCTAGGACCGTACCAAGACGAATACAGACAATTTTTTGATGAGATGTATTCAGTACGAAGTGAAATAGCTCATAGTGCAGAGTACCGGTTATCGAAAGTTGATTTAGATTTAGAAAAGATAAGGAATTACAGTGCCCGTATCCTCGGTGCAGTTAGCGAGTATATTGACTCCTGTGACAATATTGAGGAAGTACTTGGTGAGTTGGAGTTAGATAATCAAGAACTTCGGGATGAACGCATCTCGGATGCTCCTGTTGATCTTGGTGAGTCATTCACTGTAGATGCAGATCTCAGACAGTATGATCCAGACAAAGATAAGACAGTGTCAGTTGGAGAGGTACAGCTGCAGGGTATTTTCAAGGACGATGGCTATTTCGTTTACTACAACGCCGATGCTCTGGATTTCGAGAGGGAAACTGAGGACGATATCATCATGAATACGGTACATGATTTAGTATTTGAATACGACGGTGAGATATTTGAGGCGAAGGATATCTCGTTTGTCGATGGTTTTGTCAGTGATTTGGATTGGGCGACTGAGGAGAGTCCTGTTAGCATTCGGTTTTATGATTTGGATGTGATTTCAGGAGGTGAGTAG
- a CDS encoding UPF0058 family protein, with product MRKDESLQIHALLRALKQHVEHEHGISEEAFDEYEELDVKPEHVYKNKGKHQEAVMLLSKKIADELAKEGSYSPDEEEEREPIPA from the coding sequence ATGAGAAAAGATGAATCCCTCCAGATTCACGCATTGCTCCGTGCCCTGAAACAGCACGTAGAGCACGAGCACGGGATCAGTGAGGAAGCATTCGACGAGTACGAAGAACTGGATGTGAAGCCGGAGCACGTCTACAAGAACAAAGGCAAGCACCAGGAGGCAGTTATGCTGCTATCCAAGAAGATCGCTGACGAGCTCGCCAAGGAAGGCAGCTACAGCCCAGACGAAGAAGAGGAACGGGAACCAATTCCAGCGTAG
- a CDS encoding ATP-binding protein — MSDNQRWVAAEFREALLRGDIPALKEAGLLDQQDINWLLSFKQSVPEAEETDRYEEELEKAVSKKVSKAVKNGNISVMAHGTGVNSQRVEATGYERLVNAIKPAAHQILIKGPKGSGKSTKAVDLVKQLHDEFDGDLKIMTNIKGPDEHEAVRFGETMSEFLEFAKEDGEKVIIGDEFSTVANEWTGGSDVKDQFGRAINALRKSEGGSTRLIIIGHEHDTDVAKILRVQSDVVIRADGKKREGMIDKLTVFESWNDYKNHQDWFRVRGMRDIPQDSPWSFDDKYFAHFEFDLDNPEKQIERGKLIDDWEKYQEEDAEDDTPDYKRIRCRGENKTGERCGSLTDHETGYCPVHREQGDGSIDPRRE, encoded by the coding sequence GTGAGTGATAATCAGCGCTGGGTGGCCGCTGAGTTCCGTGAAGCCCTGCTGCGCGGCGATATACCTGCACTGAAAGAAGCTGGCCTGCTCGACCAACAGGATATCAACTGGTTGCTCTCGTTCAAGCAGTCTGTACCCGAGGCAGAGGAAACCGACCGCTACGAAGAAGAACTGGAGAAAGCTGTCTCGAAGAAAGTCAGCAAAGCAGTGAAAAACGGGAATATCAGCGTGATGGCGCACGGCACGGGCGTGAACTCGCAGCGCGTGGAAGCCACTGGGTACGAACGCCTTGTGAACGCGATCAAACCTGCCGCCCACCAGATCCTGATCAAAGGTCCGAAGGGCAGTGGAAAATCCACGAAAGCCGTCGACCTGGTAAAGCAGCTGCACGACGAGTTCGACGGCGATCTCAAGATTATGACCAACATCAAGGGGCCTGACGAACATGAGGCCGTCCGGTTCGGTGAGACGATGTCCGAGTTCCTTGAGTTTGCGAAGGAAGACGGTGAAAAGGTGATTATCGGCGACGAGTTCTCAACCGTTGCGAACGAGTGGACTGGCGGCAGCGATGTCAAGGACCAGTTCGGACGAGCGATCAATGCCCTACGTAAGTCCGAGGGTGGCTCTACACGCCTGATTATCATCGGTCACGAGCACGATACGGATGTGGCGAAGATTCTGCGTGTGCAGTCTGATGTAGTGATACGAGCGGATGGGAAGAAGCGCGAAGGAATGATTGACAAATTAACTGTATTTGAGAGTTGGAATGACTACAAGAATCACCAAGACTGGTTCCGCGTGCGTGGGATGCGCGATATACCGCAGGATTCGCCGTGGAGCTTTGACGACAAGTACTTCGCCCACTTCGAGTTCGACCTGGACAACCCTGAGAAGCAGATCGAGCGCGGGAAGCTGATTGATGACTGGGAGAAGTACCAGGAAGAGGATGCTGAGGATGATACGCCGGATTACAAGCGTATCAGATGCCGTGGTGAGAACAAGACTGGTGAGCGATGTGGCTCACTCACAGATCATGAAACAGGTTACTGCCCGGTTCACCGTGAACAAGGAGATGGCAGTATTGATCCCCGCCGTGAATGA
- a CDS encoding recombinase family protein, with product MNSILQNPELPKWIIEKQLFSDNLREPLFFISKLVAFRSMGLTAIYVRVSTTKQSNDRQLEECQKEVEGEHEIYADIGSGSKPNRDDIQRLIEDIEAGEVDRVVCWEISRIGRKLSFVSQFIDLCTEEGVELDTVNDMFPGIRPGNDIFDNMINQLMAWMMEFEREMIRERVQSGVNKAIDEGKWVGRPPYGFTTNDDGYLQIKSEDYLAMQQAVERVVLTDESVNSTATAFSVPTSSLHTIVNDENKTELYLYGAHDDRRLAHAVDEGDIGQKGELNRLKNRLSDLEDSVQR from the coding sequence GTGAACTCGATCTTGCAGAACCCGGAACTTCCGAAATGGATCATCGAGAAACAACTGTTTTCGGACAACCTTCGAGAACCCCTGTTCTTTATAAGTAAACTTGTGGCATTCAGAAGCATGGGTTTGACCGCTATTTATGTCCGAGTTTCTACTACCAAGCAGTCAAATGATCGCCAGCTGGAAGAGTGTCAGAAAGAAGTCGAAGGTGAGCACGAAATCTATGCCGATATCGGCTCCGGGTCCAAACCAAACCGAGATGATATCCAGAGACTGATCGAAGATATCGAAGCCGGGGAAGTCGATAGGGTAGTATGCTGGGAGATCTCCAGAATCGGGAGAAAACTCAGCTTCGTCTCACAGTTCATAGATCTCTGTACAGAGGAAGGCGTCGAACTCGACACAGTCAACGACATGTTCCCCGGAATCAGGCCCGGCAACGACATCTTCGATAACATGATCAACCAGCTGATGGCCTGGATGATGGAGTTCGAGCGCGAAATGATCAGAGAGCGTGTGCAATCCGGCGTCAACAAGGCAATTGACGAAGGAAAATGGGTGGGTAGACCGCCCTACGGCTTCACGACAAACGATGATGGCTATCTTCAAATCAAGTCGGAGGACTATCTTGCTATGCAGCAAGCGGTCGAACGAGTCGTCCTAACGGATGAATCTGTGAACAGCACCGCCACTGCGTTCAGTGTTCCCACCTCCAGCCTTCACACTATCGTAAATGACGAAAATAAAACGGAGCTGTATCTCTATGGTGCTCACGACGATAGACGACTAGCACACGCTGTTGATGAAGGAGATATTGGTCAGAAGGGTGAACTCAATCGTCTTAAAAATCGACTGAGTGACCTAGAAGATTCTGTACAGAGATAG
- a CDS encoding DUF7556 family protein — protein MAANTAAATLPATANDIMASVDDNGTRKEFIIADISRDNSWLSIPLTEAAPLPNWQ, from the coding sequence ATGGCAGCAAATACCGCTGCTGCGACGTTGCCCGCCACGGCCAACGACATCATGGCCTCGGTCGATGATAACGGCACCAGGAAGGAATTCATCATTGCCGATATTTCCCGTGACAACTCTTGGCTCTCAATACCGCTTACAGAGGCGGCACCCCTTCCAAACTGGCAATAA
- a CDS encoding cupin domain-containing protein, translated as MEKVTIDDVPVVNNPLGVHSVRKPVSRDLGTTDFAMNYFELEPGDSFSGGLHAHHDQEEVFYIEEGTATFEVGREREEHEVAAGEVIRFSPGEFQMGKNTSDERVVGFALGAPKARHDFEEMESLVHCRECDAETVHDLDLTEQGAFAFACTECGNEFTIG; from the coding sequence ATGGAAAAGGTCACCATCGACGACGTTCCCGTCGTCAACAATCCCTTGGGAGTGCACTCGGTGCGCAAGCCGGTCTCGCGCGACCTCGGCACCACCGACTTCGCCATGAACTACTTCGAACTCGAACCCGGCGACTCCTTTTCGGGTGGGCTGCACGCCCACCACGACCAGGAGGAGGTTTTTTACATCGAGGAGGGCACGGCGACGTTCGAAGTGGGCCGCGAGCGCGAGGAGCACGAGGTGGCGGCGGGCGAGGTCATCCGCTTTTCGCCTGGCGAGTTCCAGATGGGCAAGAACACGAGCGACGAGCGCGTGGTCGGCTTCGCCCTCGGCGCGCCGAAGGCCCGCCACGACTTCGAGGAGATGGAGTCGCTCGTCCACTGCCGCGAGTGCGACGCCGAAACCGTCCATGACCTCGACCTCACCGAGCAGGGAGCCTTCGCGTTCGCCTGCACCGAGTGTGGCAACGAGTTCACCATCGGCTGA
- a CDS encoding APC family permease, protein MASDRITLSEALSMAIGGMVGGGIFAVLGVVAAEAGTATWMAFVASGVVAICAGYSALRLNAQTEEQLNPIAYIEQFTGSTTLAGMTGWTFIAGYVGTMSLYAYSFGGYFAELIGADAVAGLPLQPLITLLVIVVFVGLNLGGAHASGRTENVLVGLKVLILLVFGFGGLYYGFQRGLIASGFADLQVSTLLAASIGFVAFEGWELLLFDQENIENPQRTISKAIYGSIVFATALYVVVAVVTTNLVSTAVIQRNAETALAVAAEPFLGQFGFALISIAALFSTGSALNATLFSASRLSRMLVADDLLPSQLRGRNEDEPIRPLLVLGVLTALLSGFGGLDGISSFASLSFITIFGGFSLLAFFERTSIVSALIPAIGFLGAIATIAGLLYNLVTTEPDVFVAVVGISVAVVATELLYFDRKPILAEARDLEHRL, encoded by the coding sequence ATGGCGTCCGATCGGATCACACTCAGCGAGGCACTCTCGATGGCTATCGGTGGAATGGTCGGCGGTGGGATCTTCGCCGTCCTCGGAGTCGTGGCGGCCGAGGCTGGTACCGCTACGTGGATGGCGTTCGTCGCGTCGGGCGTCGTGGCCATCTGTGCCGGCTACTCGGCGCTCCGGCTCAACGCGCAAACGGAAGAGCAGTTGAATCCGATCGCCTACATCGAGCAGTTCACCGGGAGCACGACGCTCGCGGGCATGACCGGCTGGACGTTCATCGCCGGGTACGTCGGCACGATGTCACTGTACGCCTATTCGTTCGGTGGCTACTTCGCCGAACTGATCGGTGCGGACGCGGTCGCGGGTCTTCCGCTCCAACCGCTCATCACGCTGCTCGTCATCGTCGTGTTCGTCGGTCTCAATCTCGGCGGGGCCCACGCGTCGGGGCGCACCGAAAACGTGCTGGTCGGTCTCAAAGTGCTCATCTTGCTCGTCTTCGGTTTCGGCGGGCTCTACTACGGGTTCCAGCGAGGACTGATCGCGTCCGGTTTCGCGGACCTGCAGGTGAGTACATTGCTGGCCGCCAGCATCGGCTTCGTCGCGTTCGAGGGCTGGGAGCTTCTCCTGTTCGATCAGGAGAACATCGAGAACCCCCAACGGACGATCTCGAAGGCGATCTACGGCTCGATCGTGTTCGCGACCGCGCTCTACGTGGTCGTCGCCGTCGTGACGACGAACCTCGTGAGTACGGCGGTCATCCAACGGAACGCAGAGACCGCGCTCGCGGTTGCCGCCGAGCCGTTCCTCGGCCAGTTCGGCTTCGCGTTGATCTCGATCGCGGCGCTGTTCTCGACCGGGAGTGCGCTCAACGCGACGCTGTTCAGCGCGTCCCGACTGTCGCGAATGCTCGTCGCGGACGACCTGCTCCCGAGCCAACTCCGCGGTCGTAACGAGGACGAACCGATCCGTCCGCTGCTCGTTCTCGGCGTACTGACGGCGCTGCTGAGCGGTTTCGGCGGTCTCGACGGAATCAGTTCGTTCGCGTCGCTGTCGTTCATCACCATCTTCGGCGGGTTCAGCCTGCTCGCATTCTTCGAACGCACCTCCATCGTGTCGGCACTGATTCCCGCGATCGGCTTTCTGGGGGCGATCGCCACCATCGCCGGGCTACTCTACAATCTCGTCACGACCGAACCCGACGTCTTCGTCGCCGTGGTTGGCATTTCGGTTGCGGTCGTCGCCACGGAACTGCTGTATTTCGATCGGAAGCCGATCCTCGCCGAAGCACGGGACCTCGAACACCGACTGTAA
- a CDS encoding GAP family protein, whose translation MSFLTVLPLVLVMISGPQILSAIFLATSEGWQRNSTAFVLGAALSISLVVAAAFFLGGGAIGQGFSGDTVHFVILVLLLIAMVRTFLKREQSEPPKWMGKLQAATPRFSLRLGFLLLGFFPTDVITSVTVGSYLAAHDSPLTDAIPFVLVTLLLLALPSLAVVALGERAEVALPKIRDWMNTNSWIVSEVVLLLFVAITLNGLLG comes from the coding sequence GTGAGTTTCCTCACGGTTCTCCCCTTGGTGCTCGTGATGATCTCCGGCCCACAGATCCTGAGCGCCATCTTCCTCGCCACGAGCGAGGGGTGGCAGCGCAATTCTACCGCCTTCGTGCTGGGCGCGGCGCTCTCGATCTCCCTCGTGGTCGCCGCTGCGTTCTTCCTCGGGGGTGGTGCTATCGGCCAGGGCTTTTCGGGGGACACAGTCCACTTCGTCATCCTCGTGCTCCTTCTGATCGCCATGGTCCGCACGTTCTTGAAGCGCGAGCAGTCCGAACCCCCGAAGTGGATGGGGAAACTCCAGGCGGCCACGCCGCGATTCTCGCTCCGACTCGGCTTCCTGCTGCTTGGATTCTTCCCGACCGACGTCATCACGTCCGTCACCGTCGGTTCTTATCTCGCCGCCCACGACTCCCCGCTGACGGACGCGATCCCGTTCGTCCTCGTCACGCTGCTGTTGCTGGCACTCCCCTCACTCGCCGTAGTAGCGCTCGGAGAGCGTGCGGAGGTCGCCCTCCCGAAGATCCGGGACTGGATGAACACGAACTCCTGGATCGTCAGCGAGGTGGTCCTCCTCCTGTTCGTCGCCATCACCCTGAACGGTCTCCTGGGGTAG
- a CDS encoding DUF1269 domain-containing protein, whose translation MNELIVLAFDTEDGALNVRDKLNDLQKQGLITLSDAAVVVRKGDGKPKVKQAQSLVGAGALGGSFWGLLIGLIFFAPILGMAVGAVTGALSGRFADIGVDDDFIEEVGDTIEPGHSALFLLVVEAQTDRVIDEIESYNPTVLRTNLSAEDEESLREAFAADDITA comes from the coding sequence ATGAACGAACTGATCGTACTCGCATTCGACACCGAAGACGGCGCATTGAACGTCAGGGACAAGTTGAACGACCTCCAGAAACAGGGACTCATCACGCTGAGTGACGCGGCGGTCGTCGTCCGGAAGGGCGACGGCAAGCCGAAGGTCAAACAGGCCCAGAGCCTCGTCGGCGCGGGCGCGCTCGGCGGGAGTTTCTGGGGGCTGCTGATCGGACTCATCTTCTTCGCGCCCATCCTCGGGATGGCCGTCGGCGCGGTCACCGGTGCGCTCTCGGGTCGGTTCGCCGACATCGGGGTGGACGACGACTTCATCGAGGAGGTCGGCGACACCATCGAGCCGGGCCACTCCGCGCTCTTCTTGCTCGTGGTCGAGGCACAGACCGACCGCGTCATCGACGAGATCGAATCGTACAACCCGACCGTGCTCCGGACGAACCTCTCGGCCGAGGACGAGGAAAGCCTGCGCGAAGCGTTCGCCGCCGACGACATCACCGCCTGA
- a CDS encoding tyrosine-type recombinase/integrase has protein sequence MSPAITQYEPSPSVEAFLRREKGINAEQTWKNRRTDLKDFEQWWRENNGDDIIHARPLDIEPFFFERADDGYAAKTIKSRYNSLSAFYRYLSQKRELIEESPFESMDRKDYNRFMSGTKKSEITRDKISYVTTEQAEQLAENVANPRLRNELLIKLAFQTGLREGELASIELSDIDRDDRSIKIRAEKTHENRTVYYQPSLDMLLQQWINGGYRDSYSKAGESQYLFLSIHAPKLESARVNKVVKQAAENAGIQETMYVDMAGNERKKITSHALRHGHAVESLKSGIDVRTVQKHLGHAELDMTMRYLQLIEDDVKQSYQQFGSR, from the coding sequence ATGAGTCCAGCGATCACCCAGTACGAACCCTCTCCGTCGGTTGAGGCATTCCTACGGCGAGAAAAAGGTATCAATGCAGAACAAACATGGAAAAACCGACGCACAGACCTCAAAGACTTTGAGCAGTGGTGGAGAGAGAACAACGGCGACGATATTATTCATGCTCGGCCACTCGACATTGAGCCATTCTTTTTCGAGCGGGCGGACGATGGATACGCTGCGAAAACGATCAAAAGCCGATACAACTCACTGAGCGCGTTCTACCGATATCTCTCCCAAAAGCGGGAGCTAATCGAAGAGTCGCCGTTTGAGAGCATGGATCGGAAAGACTACAACCGATTCATGAGCGGCACGAAAAAGTCGGAAATAACACGGGATAAAATCTCCTACGTTACGACCGAACAAGCCGAACAGCTTGCCGAGAATGTGGCGAACCCACGACTCAGGAACGAACTCCTAATCAAACTCGCGTTTCAGACGGGGTTACGAGAGGGCGAACTCGCCTCGATAGAACTCAGTGACATCGACAGGGACGATCGGAGCATCAAGATTCGGGCGGAGAAAACCCATGAAAATCGAACAGTGTACTACCAACCCTCCCTCGATATGTTGCTACAGCAGTGGATAAACGGGGGATACCGAGATTCGTATTCGAAAGCGGGCGAATCGCAATATCTGTTCCTGTCGATCCATGCCCCGAAGCTCGAAAGCGCGAGAGTGAACAAGGTTGTCAAACAAGCCGCCGAGAACGCTGGTATCCAAGAGACGATGTACGTGGATATGGCCGGAAACGAACGGAAAAAGATCACATCTCACGCTCTGAGGCACGGCCACGCGGTCGAGAGTCTAAAATCTGGTATCGACGTTCGTACCGTTCAGAAACACCTCGGCCACGCAGAACTCGATATGACGATGCGCTACCTTCAATTGATTGAGGACGATGTGAAACAGTCCTACCAACAGTTCGGGAGTCGGTGA
- a CDS encoding DUF4177 domain-containing protein has product MGLLSSDNNEDEDKPAFDPLAGEHEQRYEYASVAWQTGVRKSKQSPDKVLNEYAANGWQLVERITNNGHTQRLIFERPVEQS; this is encoded by the coding sequence ATGGGACTACTCAGTAGCGACAACAACGAAGACGAGGATAAACCTGCATTCGACCCGCTCGCTGGAGAACATGAGCAGCGCTATGAATATGCAAGCGTTGCATGGCAGACCGGTGTTCGGAAGTCGAAACAGTCGCCCGATAAGGTGCTAAATGAGTATGCCGCAAACGGCTGGCAACTCGTCGAGCGTATCACGAACAATGGCCACACGCAGCGGCTCATCTTCGAGCGGCCTGTCGAGCAGTCCTAA